In one window of Mytilus trossulus isolate FHL-02 chromosome 7, PNRI_Mtr1.1.1.hap1, whole genome shotgun sequence DNA:
- the LOC134725705 gene encoding uncharacterized protein LOC134725705 isoform X1 produces the protein MEYLQYIFILIVMLYKSVEVSSESCQPIVDSLRKYGNVYTYKDVCYVFINHEKTWVDARHRCEAWGGDLVHIPDQGTMQFLKGVMDNQLRWKNNGVWIGLHNRGSGGWRWTTGQRQTYNYWDSGQPSKTFGFISFEDCACMRRGDGWRWHDYMCDNGMFTYKYICQFRMLTTTTTTTTTTTAKPSTTTVTTVTVTNAKTSTSIASSSTVTSDSVMNLFNPVYNKPQETAVHDVVIKGYPSDSSIGIQVAKNIERSRQGEGLSDGSKGVIIGLVLGGFIVLVIVCMGFILFRRRRKRKRDSDNLVVQFENTDYMQGYTQGYSPVSQNDANGHVPNGTRPESHIYMDTNERNRLYEQMTKDVDHGVNNYDKLKPKGACAGATQGYTDECEESDLKKERVNLPEEAEGCRLNNDNEYIDMAANKPKLTNLEANTRRVEKQNNLQQSQPLYSNETFQRERLQTPTEDELEILDYEESTPLDNGQLQVLDYEESTTKKVDPLYDTIH, from the exons ATGGaatatttacagtatatatttatacttattGTGATGTTATATAAATCGG TTGAAGTATCATCAGAAAGTTGTCAACCCATCGTGGATTCTTTACGTAAATATGGAAATGTTTACACTTACAAAGACGTCTGTTATGTGTTTATTAACCATGAAAAAACTTGGGTAGATGCTCGGCATAGATGCGAGGCATGGGGTGGGGACTTAGTGCATATACCAGACCAAGGCACcatgcaatttttaaaaggagTAATGGATAATCAGTTACGGTGGAAAAATAATGGTGTGTGGATAGGACTGCATAATAGAGGATCAGGTGGATGGCGGTGGACGACAG gTCAACGACAGACCTACAACTACTGGGATTCAGGACAACCTAGTAAAACTTTTGGATTTATATCTTTTGAGGACTGTGCCTGTATGAGGAGAGGGGATGGATGGCGGTGGCATGATTACATGTGTGATAATGGAATGTTTACATACAAATACATCTGTCAGTTCC GTATGTTaactacaacaacaacaaccaccaccaccaccacggCTAAACCAAGCACAACCACCGTCACCACTGTCACCGTCACCAACGCCAAAACATCAACCAGTATTGCAAGTTCTAGTACAGTGACAAGCGACAGTGTCATGAACTTATTTAATCCTGTATATAACAAACCTCAGGAGACTGCGGTTCACGATGTTGTTATTAAAGGCTACCCATCAG attCATCAATAGGAATCCAGGTTGCCAAAAATATAGAGAGGTCACGTCAAGGTGAAGGTCTTAGTGATGGCAGCAAag GTGTTATAATAGGCCTAGTACTGGGTGGATTTATAGTTCTAGTTATAGTATGTATGGGATTTATCCTGTTCAGAAGAAG gagGAAAAGGAAGCGGGACTCAGATAACTTAGTCGTACAGTTTGAGAATACAGACTACATGCAGGGGTACACACAGGGGTATTCTCCAGTGTCACAGAATGATGCTAATGGCCATGTCCCTAATGGAACCAGACCAGAAAGTCACATATATATGGACACTAATGAAAGGAATAGATTGTATGAACAGATGACCAAAGATGTTGACCATGGGGTTAATAATTATGACAAACTTAAACCTAAAGGAGCATGTGCAGGGGCCACACAGGGGTACACTGATGAATGTGAGGAGAGTGACTTGAAAAAGGAAAGAGTTAATCTCCCTGAAGAAGCAGAAGGGTGTAGACTAAATAATGATAATGAATATATTGATATGGCggcaaacaaaccaaaacttaCAAACTTGGAGGCAAATACTAGACGTGTGGAAAAACAGAACAATTTACAACAAAGCCAGCCTTTATACAGCAATGAGACCTTTCAAAGAGAAAGATTACAGACTCCCACCGAAGATGAGTTGGAGATCCTAGATTACGAAGAGAGCACCCCATTAGATAATGGACAATTACAAGTGCTTGATTACGAGGAGAGTACAACCAAAAAGGTTGACCCATTATATGATACAATTCATTGA
- the LOC134725705 gene encoding uncharacterized protein LOC134725705 isoform X2: MEYLQYIFILIVMLYKSVEVSSESCQPIVDSLRKYGNVYTYKDVCYVFINHEKTWVDARHRCEAWGGDLVHIPDQGTMQFLKGVMDNQLRWKNNGVWIGLHNRGSGGWRWTTGQRQTYNYWDSGQPSKTFGFISFEDCACMRRGDGWRWHDYMCDNGMFTYKYICQFHSSIGIQVAKNIERSRQGEGLSDGSKGVIIGLVLGGFIVLVIVCMGFILFRRRRKRKRDSDNLVVQFENTDYMQGYTQGYSPVSQNDANGHVPNGTRPESHIYMDTNERNRLYEQMTKDVDHGVNNYDKLKPKGACAGATQGYTDECEESDLKKERVNLPEEAEGCRLNNDNEYIDMAANKPKLTNLEANTRRVEKQNNLQQSQPLYSNETFQRERLQTPTEDELEILDYEESTPLDNGQLQVLDYEESTTKKVDPLYDTIH, encoded by the exons ATGGaatatttacagtatatatttatacttattGTGATGTTATATAAATCGG TTGAAGTATCATCAGAAAGTTGTCAACCCATCGTGGATTCTTTACGTAAATATGGAAATGTTTACACTTACAAAGACGTCTGTTATGTGTTTATTAACCATGAAAAAACTTGGGTAGATGCTCGGCATAGATGCGAGGCATGGGGTGGGGACTTAGTGCATATACCAGACCAAGGCACcatgcaatttttaaaaggagTAATGGATAATCAGTTACGGTGGAAAAATAATGGTGTGTGGATAGGACTGCATAATAGAGGATCAGGTGGATGGCGGTGGACGACAG gTCAACGACAGACCTACAACTACTGGGATTCAGGACAACCTAGTAAAACTTTTGGATTTATATCTTTTGAGGACTGTGCCTGTATGAGGAGAGGGGATGGATGGCGGTGGCATGATTACATGTGTGATAATGGAATGTTTACATACAAATACATCTGTCAGTTCC attCATCAATAGGAATCCAGGTTGCCAAAAATATAGAGAGGTCACGTCAAGGTGAAGGTCTTAGTGATGGCAGCAAag GTGTTATAATAGGCCTAGTACTGGGTGGATTTATAGTTCTAGTTATAGTATGTATGGGATTTATCCTGTTCAGAAGAAG gagGAAAAGGAAGCGGGACTCAGATAACTTAGTCGTACAGTTTGAGAATACAGACTACATGCAGGGGTACACACAGGGGTATTCTCCAGTGTCACAGAATGATGCTAATGGCCATGTCCCTAATGGAACCAGACCAGAAAGTCACATATATATGGACACTAATGAAAGGAATAGATTGTATGAACAGATGACCAAAGATGTTGACCATGGGGTTAATAATTATGACAAACTTAAACCTAAAGGAGCATGTGCAGGGGCCACACAGGGGTACACTGATGAATGTGAGGAGAGTGACTTGAAAAAGGAAAGAGTTAATCTCCCTGAAGAAGCAGAAGGGTGTAGACTAAATAATGATAATGAATATATTGATATGGCggcaaacaaaccaaaacttaCAAACTTGGAGGCAAATACTAGACGTGTGGAAAAACAGAACAATTTACAACAAAGCCAGCCTTTATACAGCAATGAGACCTTTCAAAGAGAAAGATTACAGACTCCCACCGAAGATGAGTTGGAGATCCTAGATTACGAAGAGAGCACCCCATTAGATAATGGACAATTACAAGTGCTTGATTACGAGGAGAGTACAACCAAAAAGGTTGACCCATTATATGATACAATTCATTGA